The following are encoded in a window of Onthophagus taurus isolate NC chromosome 3, IU_Otau_3.0, whole genome shotgun sequence genomic DNA:
- the LOC139429318 gene encoding piggyBac transposable element-derived protein 4-like, producing MYYLRDRRLDVCYDEESDNDVDGEEVHEEIADEQDADEDSFDAHFDELRRRQIDEIEENIQPRLGRPRSVIKGKNNFKWSTIAPETRGRRSFHVYLPSAREEAKNVSTPLEAWTLLFTPEMLEMIIQHTNEEIERNRVNIENQNASFCRNTDIVELKALIGLLYFSGMEKHNHTNLEDLWSPQFGYNLYRAVMPERRFQYLLQNLRFDEKNSRNVRRTEHALAPIKELWDAFIVNCKKYYSPSTNCTIYEQLLGFRGCFAAKVYIANKPDKYGIKIVSCNDVQTSYMIDAEPYVGRIETAAGDTVPSYYIKKLTETIRNTGRNITCDNWFMSVNIVREMKHNYSLSVVGTLRKNKPKIPSTFLQSTAAGTVRYAYADGMTLLSYSPKRNKVVLLLSSLHKRVHMNEEIGKPDIVAFYNATAQAELQSDGLCAYFLEC from the coding sequence ATGTATTATCTACGTGACCGTCGCCTTGATGTGTGTTATGACGAAGAAAGCGATAATGATGTTGACGGTGAGGAAGTTCATGAAGAAATAGCTGATGAGCAAGATGCCGATGAGGACTCTTTTGATGCTCATTTTGATGAGCTGAGAAGACGACAAATAGACGAGATCGAGGAAAATATCCAACCTCGGCTAGGCCGTCCACGGTCAGtaataaaaggtaaaaataatttcaagtgGTCCACAATCGCACCTGAAACCCGCGGACGCCGTTCATTTCACGTTTACTTGCCGTCAGCGAGGGAAGAAGCAAAGAATGTCTCAACACCATTGGAAGCTTGGACCCTATTATTTACTCCCGAGATGCTTGAAATGATTATTCAGCATACGAATGAAGAAATCGAGAGAAACCGAGTGAACATTGAAAATCAAAACGCATCATTTTGCCGAAATACAGATATAGTCGAGCTAAAAGCTTTAATCGGATTGCTGTATTTTTCCGGCATGGAAAAACACAACCACACAAATTTAGAGGATCTATGGAGTCCTCAATTTGGATATAATTTATACAGAGCTGTAATGCCAGAACGTCGATTTCAATACCTCTTGCAAAACCTTCGGTTCGACGAGAAGAATAGTCGAAATGTAAGAAGAACAGAACATGCTTTAGCCCCCATAAAAGAGCTATGGGACGCATTTATTGTAAATTGCAAGAAGTATTATTCGCCCTCTACTAATTGCACCATCTACGAACAACTTCTGGGGTTTCGTGGCTGTTTTGCAGCGAAAGTGTACATTGCCAATAAACCGGACAAATatggtataaaaattgttagttgCAACGACGTGCAGACATCATATATGATAGATGCCGAACCTTATGTTGGACGGATAGAAACAGCCGCAGGAGATACAGTGCCCAGTTATTATATAAAGAAATTGACTGAGACTATACGTAATACTGGACGCAATATTACCTGTGATAACTGGTTTATGTCTGTCAATATTGTAAGAGAAATGAAGCACAATTACTCCTTGAGTGTGGTTGGCACGTTGCGCAAAAATAAGCCTAAAATACCATCGACTTTCCTCCAATCAACTGCTGCCGGCACGGTGAGGTACGCCTACGCCGATGGAATGACTTTATTGTCGTATAGCCCGAAACGAAATAAGGTGGTTTTGTTATTATCAAGCTTACACAAAAGAGTCCATATGAATGAAGAAATTGGCAAGCCAGACATCGTCGCATTTTATAATGCTACAGCACAAGCCGAATTACAAAGCGATGGCCTATGCGCCTATTTTTTAGAATGCTAG